From Anopheles coluzzii chromosome 3, AcolN3, whole genome shotgun sequence, the proteins below share one genomic window:
- the LOC120956261 gene encoding zinc finger protein 397-like has protein sequence MDWDIVDIFNFHPENQELDIGIQSILLRESSFITTLPQTEDESSECHNTPMIHSSSSWKPFKCISPASELRDSHQLSDTMSCLEEMEVPRDMFEEPNDSLNKAAVPISPPDNCSRDSSLRDKQLHTDNNNLQPGDERPFQCAICPKAFRLSSTLSAHKKLHDQRGPSLRCETCGRAFTQPSALSSHRLLHRSDRPHSCSLCGKQFVRLHALKTHVLSHGNERPYECDQCGKAFTEKHVIVRHRKTHSNERPHECAVCSKAFKERYDLLRHTLIHSGLRPHKCPDCSKTFVQSNALVKHRKCHERERTVGHHQLNAASFAVTRVETTCC, from the exons ATGGATTGGGACATCGTTGACAT TTTTAATTTCCACCCGGAGAACCAGGAGCTAGACATTGGCATTCAATCAATCCTGCTGAGGGAATCGAGCTTCATTACAACACTTCCGCAGACTGAGGACGAATCTTCAGAATGCCACAACACACCAATGATCCATTCATCTTCATCTTGGAAGCCTTTTAAATGCAT ATCTCCAGCGTCGGAGCTTCGCGATTCCCACCAGTTGTCCGACACAATGTCCTGTTTAGAG GAGATGGAAGTACCACGCGACATGTTCGAGGAACCCAACGACAGTTTGAACAAGGCTGCCGTTCCCATTTCACCTCCAGACAACTGCTCCAGAGATTCTAGTCTACGTGACAAACAACTCCACACTGACAACAACAACCTCCAGCCGGGGGACGAAAGGCCTTTCCAGTGTGCCATCTGTCCCAAGGCGTTCCGGCTTTCCTCCACACTGTCCGCACACAAGAAGCTGCACGACCAAAGAGGACCCAGTCTACGGTGTGAGACGTGTGGACGAGCCTTCACGCAACCCAGCGCTCTCTCCAGCCATCGACTGCTGCATCGGTCGGATCGGCCACATAGCTGCAGCCTCTGTGGAAAGCAGTTCGTTCGGCTGCATGCCCTCAAGACACACGTGCTTAGTCACGGGAACGAACGACCCTACGAGTGTGACCAGTGTGGAAAAGCTTTTACCGAAAAGCACGTGATCGTACGCCATCGCAAGACGCACAGTAACGAGCGGCCCCATGAATGTGCCGTTTGCTCGAAGGCCTTCAAGGAGCGGTATGACCTACTGCGCCACACGCTCATTCACAGTGGACTGCGGCCGCACAAGTGTCCCGATTGCTCCAAAACCTTCGTCCAATCCAATGCACTGGTTAAACATCGAAAGTGTCACGAACGGGAACGCACCGTTGGCCATCATCAGTTGAACGCAGCTTCCTTTGCTGTAACTAGGGTCGAAACTACGTGTTGCTAA
- the LOC125907513 gene encoding zinc finger protein 397-like: MDWDIVDIFNFHPENQELDIGIQSILLKESSFITTLPQTQDESSECHNTPMIHSSSTWKPSKCISPASELRDSHQLSDTTSCLEEMEVLRDMFEEPNDSLNKAAVPISPPDNCSRDSSLRDKQLHTDNNLQPRDERPFQCAICPKAFRLSSTLSAHKKLHDQRGPSLRCETCGRAFTQPSALSSHRLLHRSDRPHSCSLCGKQFVRLHALKTHVLSHANERPYECDQCGKAFTEKHVLVRHRKTHSNERPHECAVCSKAFKERYDLLRHTLIHSGLRPHKCPDCSKTFVQSNALVKHRKCHERERTVGHQQLNAASFAVTRVETTCC; encoded by the exons ATGGATTGGGACATCGTTGACAT CTTTAATTTCCACCCGGAGAACCAGGAGCTAGACATTGGCATTCAATCAATCCTGCTGAAGGAATCGAGCTTCATTACAACACTTCCACAGACTCAGGACGAATCTTCAGAATGCCACAACACACCAATGATCCATTCATCTTCAACCTGGAAGCCTTCTAAATGCAT ATCTCCAGCGTCGGAGCTTCGTGATTCACACCAGTTGTCCGACACAACGTCCTGTTTAGAG GAGATGGAAGTACTACGCGACATGTTCGAGGAACCCAACGACAGTTTGAACAAGGCTGCCGTTCCCATTTCACCTCCAGACAACTGCTCCAGAGATTCTAGTCTGCGTGACAAACAACTCCACACTGACAACAACCTCCAGCCGAGGGACGAAAGGCCTTTCCAGTGTGCCATCTGTCCCAAGGCGTTCCGGCTTTCCTCCACACTGTCCGCACACAAGAAGCTGCACGACCAAAGAGGACCCAGTCTACGGTGTGAGACGTGTGGACGAGCCTTCACGCAACCCAGCGCTCTCTCCAGCCATCGACTGCTGCATCGGTCGGATCGGCCACATAGCTGCAGCCTCTGTGGAAAGCAGTTCGTTCGGCTGCATGCCCTCAAGACACATGTGCTTAGTCACGCGAACGAACGACCCTACGAGTGTGACCAGTGTGGAAAAGCTTTTACCGAAAAGCACGTGCTCGTACGCCATCGCAAGACGCACAGTAACGAGCGGCCCCATGAATGTGCCGTTTGCTCGAAGGCCTTCAAGGAGCGGTATGACCTACTGCGCCACACGCTCATTCACAGTGGACTGCGGCCGCACAAGTGTCCCGACTGCTCCAAAACCTTTGTCCAATCCAATGCACTGGTTAAACATCGAAAGTGTCACGAACGGGAACGCACCGTTGGCCATCAACAGTTGAACGCAGCTTCCTTTGCTGTAACTAGGGTCGAAACTACGTGTTGCTAA